One window of the Epinephelus moara isolate mb chromosome 24, YSFRI_EMoa_1.0, whole genome shotgun sequence genome contains the following:
- the blcap gene encoding bladder cancer-associated protein has protein sequence MYCLQWLLPVLLIPKPLNPALWFNHSMFMGFYLLSFLLERKPCTICALVFLAALFLICYSCWGNCFLYHCQDAALPDAAHDPAIVGT, from the coding sequence ATGTATTGCTTACAGTGGCTACTCCCCGTGCTGCTCATCCCTAAGCCGCTGAACCCAGCGCTGTGGTTTAACCACTCCATGTTCATGGGCTTCTACCTGCTCAGCTTCTTGCTGGAGAGGAAGCCCTGCACCATCTGTGCCTTGGTCTTCCTGGCTGCCCTCTTCCTCATCTGCTATAGCTGCTGGGGCAACTGCTTCCTCTACCACTGCCAGGACGCAGCACTGCCGGATGCTGCCCACGACCCAGCGATTGTTGGGACCTAG
- the podxl2 gene encoding podocalyxin-like protein 2 isoform X2 produces MPGLLHITLTALLASCDAFRLGSTHRVIPLSPPVARLFQDEGPAQPHFIQELVRTKRHSAHELVRAQPNLVHDMGWPEIHETSRSQAKMDAANSSQLNPPSSAGQHLARTHPAVDENLDVEDEMERMVHLAVPQDSTDPEKELRGGLGAGDASLEASGFYGTDMEDRDRGEEGGEDRERRGGEDEWERDTGEDRERRGGDGRGEEEERADDRDVHVLDANHTTPDLDSLIGYSPSFHPSSSDQPSTSPAEVLDSGLQEHHASPVLEVGPLERELWEAEAEEDGHSSGYGVLHSSITTTSTTSTAAATPTAAADGDAAGTATPETDTGTDFGLLGTYTKDETEDEETERQEAEEETGLAHKGVFTQNPTVAEVGMAPSREPLQPSVEEEEELEEEERGRLQDTSEEEEEEERWRKMEEEEGKRIRHIVPLTTDPSPTIGFTDPSWDWLDKTTPLQTQRTEVRGGGVTEVFLPEGDIDEMEEARQVVCVDWSELAGRGYVILNMTQNLNCEEFRVDQGMRLLKIMERVFARIMNSPEGSWVLYLSKPTHQQHQLLMNVASEHGVIEAKEVLGMLGEIRKSLYKVGIQNYSAASSCQSRPSQTRSDYGKLFVVLVIIGSICMVIITSGFIYICWQRRLPATKTTFRAEELHFVENGCHDNPMLDVTNDNQRELQEKKPTTNGLAGGGERGGEESSRWQVFVNQAATEEEEEEQDTHL; encoded by the exons CTCTTCTGGCCAGCTGCGATGCCTTCAGATTGGGTTCGACCCATAGGGTCATACCCCTCAGTCCCCCGGTGGCCCGTCTATTCCAGGACGAAGGCCCAGCCCAGCCACACTTTATCCAGGAATTAGTCAGAACCAAACGCCACTCAGCCCACGAGTTAGTGCGAGCTCAACCTAATTTGGTTCACGACATGGGCTGGCCAGAGATACATGAAACATCCCGTTCTCAGGCCAAGATGGACGCCGCCAACTCCTCTCAGTTAAACCCGCCATCGTCTGCTGGTCAGCATTTAGCCAGGACCCATCCAGCTGTGGATGAAAACCTTGATGTGGAAGACGAGATGGAG CGTATGGTTCATCTGGCGGTTCCTCAGGACTCCACAGACCCAGAGAAGGAGCTCCGCGGTGGGCTGGGAGCCGGTGATGCCTCCCTGGAGGCCTCTGGCTTCTACGGTACGGACatggaggacagagacagaggagaggagggaggagaggaccgggagaggagagggggagaggacgAGTGGGAGAGAGACAcgggagaggacagagagaggagagggggagatggcagaggagaggaagaagagagggcAGACGATCGAGATGTCCACGTTCTGGATGCCAACCACACAACTCCAGATCTGGATTCTCTGATTG gctacagtccaTCATTCCACCCCTCCAGCTCCGACCAGCCGAGCACATCCCCAGCTGAGGTGCTTGATTCTGGGCTACAGGAGCATCATGCATCCCCGGTCCTGGAG GTGGGTCCTTTAGAGAGAGAGCTGTGGGAGGCAGAGGCGGAGGAAGATGGTCACTCCAGTGGCTATGGAGTCCTCCACTCCTCCATCACTACAACTAGCACTAcatctactgctgctgctacgccgactgctgctgctgatggagaCGCTGCAGGAACTGCCACCCCTGAGACTGACACAGGCACAGACTTCGGGCTGCTGGGAACTTACACAAAAG ATGAGACAGAGgatgaagagacagagaggcaggaggcagaggaagaaaCCGGTCTGGCACACAAAGGCGTATTTACCCAGAATCCCACTGTGGCAGAGGTTGGCATGGCTCCCAGCAGAGAGCCCCTTCAGCCCAgcgtggaggaggaggaggagctggaagagGAAGAAC GGGGTCGACTGCAAGACAcgagtgaagaggaggaggaggaggagagatggagaaagatggaggaggaagaggggaaaaGAATCAGACACATCGTCCCGCTCACGACAGATCCTTCCCCCACCATCGGCTTCACCGACCCGTCCTGGGATTGGCTGGACAAGACCACGCCCCTGCAGACCCAGAGGACAGAGGTCAGGGGAGGCGGGGTCACAGAGGTCTTCTTACCGGAGGGTGATATCGATGAGATGGAGGAGGCACGGCAG GTGGTGTGTGTCGACTGGAGCGAGCTGGCTGGACGTGGATATGTCATCCTCAACATGACGCAAAACTTGAACTGT gaggAGTTTCGTGTGGATCAGGGCATGCGGCTGTTGAAGATCATGGAACGAGTGTTTGCTCGAATAATGAACAGCCCTGAGGGATCATGGGTACTTTACCTTAGTAAGCCGACACACCAGCAACACCAGCTGCTGATGAACGTGGCGTCTGAGCacg GAGTGATAGAGGCAAAGGAAGTGCTGGGCATGCTGGGAGAGATCAGGAAGAGTTTGTATAAG GTGGGCATTCAGAACTACAGCGCTGCCAGTAGCTGCCAGTCTCGTCCCAGTCAAACACGCAGCGACTACGGCAAGCTGTTTGTGGTGCTGGTCATCATCGGCTCCATCTGCATGGTCATCATCACATCTGGATTCATTTACATCTGCTGGCAAAGACGACTTCCTGCAACCAAAACTACG TTTCGCGCTGAAGAACTTCACTTTGTGGAGAACGGCTGCCACGACAACCCCATGCTAGACGTGACCAATGACAATCAGCGTGAGTTGCAGGAGAAGAAGCCGACGACCAACGGgcttgcaggaggaggagaacgaGGCGGGGAGGAGAGCAGTCGCTGGCAG gtGTTTGTCAATCAAGCAGCGaccgaggaggaggaagaagagcaggACACACATCTCTGA
- the podxl2 gene encoding podocalyxin-like protein 2 isoform X1, which translates to MPGLLHITLTALLASCDAFRLGSTHRVIPLSPPVARLFQDEGPAQPHFIQELVRTKRHSAHELVRAQPNLVHDMGWPEIHETSRSQAKMDAANSSQLNPPSSAGQHLARTHPAVDENLDVEDEMERMVHLAVPQDSTDPEKELRGGLGAGDASLEASGFYGTDMEDRDRGEEGGEDRERRGGEDEWERDTGEDRERRGGDGRGEEEERADDRDVHVLDANHTTPDLDSLIGYSPSFHPSSSDQPSTSPAEVLDSGLQEHHASPVLEVGPLERELWEAEAEEDGHSSGYGVLHSSITTTSTTSTAAATPTAAADGDAAGTATPETDTGTDFGLLGTYTKDETEDEETERQEAEEETGLAHKGVFTQNPTVAEVGMAPSREPLQPSVEEEEELEEEERELEGGRLQDTSEEEEEEERWRKMEEEEGKRIRHIVPLTTDPSPTIGFTDPSWDWLDKTTPLQTQRTEVRGGGVTEVFLPEGDIDEMEEARQVVCVDWSELAGRGYVILNMTQNLNCEEFRVDQGMRLLKIMERVFARIMNSPEGSWVLYLSKPTHQQHQLLMNVASEHGVIEAKEVLGMLGEIRKSLYKVGIQNYSAASSCQSRPSQTRSDYGKLFVVLVIIGSICMVIITSGFIYICWQRRLPATKTTFRAEELHFVENGCHDNPMLDVTNDNQRELQEKKPTTNGLAGGGERGGEESSRWQVFVNQAATEEEEEEQDTHL; encoded by the exons CTCTTCTGGCCAGCTGCGATGCCTTCAGATTGGGTTCGACCCATAGGGTCATACCCCTCAGTCCCCCGGTGGCCCGTCTATTCCAGGACGAAGGCCCAGCCCAGCCACACTTTATCCAGGAATTAGTCAGAACCAAACGCCACTCAGCCCACGAGTTAGTGCGAGCTCAACCTAATTTGGTTCACGACATGGGCTGGCCAGAGATACATGAAACATCCCGTTCTCAGGCCAAGATGGACGCCGCCAACTCCTCTCAGTTAAACCCGCCATCGTCTGCTGGTCAGCATTTAGCCAGGACCCATCCAGCTGTGGATGAAAACCTTGATGTGGAAGACGAGATGGAG CGTATGGTTCATCTGGCGGTTCCTCAGGACTCCACAGACCCAGAGAAGGAGCTCCGCGGTGGGCTGGGAGCCGGTGATGCCTCCCTGGAGGCCTCTGGCTTCTACGGTACGGACatggaggacagagacagaggagaggagggaggagaggaccgggagaggagagggggagaggacgAGTGGGAGAGAGACAcgggagaggacagagagaggagagggggagatggcagaggagaggaagaagagagggcAGACGATCGAGATGTCCACGTTCTGGATGCCAACCACACAACTCCAGATCTGGATTCTCTGATTG gctacagtccaTCATTCCACCCCTCCAGCTCCGACCAGCCGAGCACATCCCCAGCTGAGGTGCTTGATTCTGGGCTACAGGAGCATCATGCATCCCCGGTCCTGGAG GTGGGTCCTTTAGAGAGAGAGCTGTGGGAGGCAGAGGCGGAGGAAGATGGTCACTCCAGTGGCTATGGAGTCCTCCACTCCTCCATCACTACAACTAGCACTAcatctactgctgctgctacgccgactgctgctgctgatggagaCGCTGCAGGAACTGCCACCCCTGAGACTGACACAGGCACAGACTTCGGGCTGCTGGGAACTTACACAAAAG ATGAGACAGAGgatgaagagacagagaggcaggaggcagaggaagaaaCCGGTCTGGCACACAAAGGCGTATTTACCCAGAATCCCACTGTGGCAGAGGTTGGCATGGCTCCCAGCAGAGAGCCCCTTCAGCCCAgcgtggaggaggaggaggagctggaagagGAAGAACGTGAGTTGGAAG GGGGTCGACTGCAAGACAcgagtgaagaggaggaggaggaggagagatggagaaagatggaggaggaagaggggaaaaGAATCAGACACATCGTCCCGCTCACGACAGATCCTTCCCCCACCATCGGCTTCACCGACCCGTCCTGGGATTGGCTGGACAAGACCACGCCCCTGCAGACCCAGAGGACAGAGGTCAGGGGAGGCGGGGTCACAGAGGTCTTCTTACCGGAGGGTGATATCGATGAGATGGAGGAGGCACGGCAG GTGGTGTGTGTCGACTGGAGCGAGCTGGCTGGACGTGGATATGTCATCCTCAACATGACGCAAAACTTGAACTGT gaggAGTTTCGTGTGGATCAGGGCATGCGGCTGTTGAAGATCATGGAACGAGTGTTTGCTCGAATAATGAACAGCCCTGAGGGATCATGGGTACTTTACCTTAGTAAGCCGACACACCAGCAACACCAGCTGCTGATGAACGTGGCGTCTGAGCacg GAGTGATAGAGGCAAAGGAAGTGCTGGGCATGCTGGGAGAGATCAGGAAGAGTTTGTATAAG GTGGGCATTCAGAACTACAGCGCTGCCAGTAGCTGCCAGTCTCGTCCCAGTCAAACACGCAGCGACTACGGCAAGCTGTTTGTGGTGCTGGTCATCATCGGCTCCATCTGCATGGTCATCATCACATCTGGATTCATTTACATCTGCTGGCAAAGACGACTTCCTGCAACCAAAACTACG TTTCGCGCTGAAGAACTTCACTTTGTGGAGAACGGCTGCCACGACAACCCCATGCTAGACGTGACCAATGACAATCAGCGTGAGTTGCAGGAGAAGAAGCCGACGACCAACGGgcttgcaggaggaggagaacgaGGCGGGGAGGAGAGCAGTCGCTGGCAG gtGTTTGTCAATCAAGCAGCGaccgaggaggaggaagaagagcaggACACACATCTCTGA